GATGGTTGCGCACGCGGTATCCTTGCACGCTTGTCAAACGGCTGAAAGGATTCGCCCCGCAATGCGCTTTCATACGCTCGCCCTCTTTACCGCCCTGCTCTGCTTCGCCCTCGCCCTGGTGTGGGGCCTGCGTCCCGACTGGCTGCTGTGGATGTGGAGCGTGGAGTACTCAGGCGCCACGGGCCTGGTCGCTCGGCGCAACGCCGCACTGTTCCTGGCCATCGGCATCATGTTCTACCGCGCCCGCCACACGCCTCCCTCCGACGCACGACGCGCCATGACCACCGGTTTTATTGCCGGTTGCCTGGTGTTGGCGGTATTGGGGTTCAGTGAGTGGATCAATGGCAATGCCGGCCCCGGCATTCTTCTGGCGGTGGCAACAGAAACCGTATTGGGCCTGGCGTTTATCCAGGCCCACAGGTCATCGGCAACTCAAACTCAAGCTTCGGCCTAGTAGTAGGCTCGCCCTGCCGCTCTTCGCAGGGCGGGGGCATGGGTGTGCTTGAGGTCTTCGCGCAACCCTGTAATCAGGTTGCAAATGGCTCGACTGCTGTCGAGTTTATCGGCGTTTATACCTTTGACTTCCAAATCCACTCGGTCACGGTCGCGGTCGTCATACACCTTGATCGTCAACGAAGCATCTTCGGCTTTGGTGCACTCGCACCGTTTGGGCAGGAAACTGGTTTCAATAATGCCGCGTAGTTCTAGTTCCGAAAGCATGGCCGACCTCTCCTTTCATGAGACTGCCAATCGATTTTTGTGAGTCTGGCGGGCACTTGCCCACCGCGTCTTGCCAGCCTTGGTAGACGCTTGCAAGACCCAGCCTACTCGGCAAAATTCGATGTCGTTGTAACCTTTCCTCATAAGTCACTGCAGTTGTTATATATCTAAAGACGCTTTAAGCACCCAATGAGTTAATCCTCGTCGAACAGCCGGGATTAAACGTTTAACCCTGCACTGGCTGCGACTCTTTCAGCAACATGTCGCAAACTATCAAAGTTGATATTGGCACCGGAATTCACCGCTACCAGGGTCTGCCCATGAACACCTTCACGTGCCACGTACTTGCGAATGCCCGCTACCGCCAACGCGCCTGAGGGCTCGGTGATGGACCGCGTGTCGTCGTAGATCAGTTTGATGGCGCTGCACAGTTCGTCGTTGCTCACGGTCACCACTTCATCCACCCAGTCGCGGCAGATTTCAAACCCATAGGCGCCGATCTGCGCGACTGCGGTGCCATCGGCAAACCCATCGACACTCGCCAACACCACGCGCTCGCCGGCGCGCATTGCCGCCAGCAGACAACTGGAGCCTTCGGGTTCGACACCGATGATGCGCACTTCGGGGCGCAGGTATTTGACGT
The Pseudomonas poae DNA segment above includes these coding regions:
- a CDS encoding DUF1652 domain-containing protein; amino-acid sequence: MLSELELRGIIETSFLPKRCECTKAEDASLTIKVYDDRDRDRVDLEVKGINADKLDSSRAICNLITGLREDLKHTHAPALRRAAGRAYY